The following coding sequences lie in one Nitrososphaerota archaeon genomic window:
- a CDS encoding Lrp/AsnC ligand binding domain-containing protein: protein MPIAFVLINTEIGAEEEVLAELKKVNEVKEAYMVYGVYDIIARIQADTMEKLKEIVSWKIRRLDKVRSTLTMLVIES from the coding sequence TTGCCTATAGCATTTGTATTAATAAATACTGAAATAGGTGCTGAAGAAGAAGTTTTAGCAGAATTAAAAAAAGTAAATGAAGTAAAAGAAGCATATATGGTTTATGGAGTTTATGATATAATTGCTAGAATTCAAGCAGATACTATGGAAAAGCTTAAAGAAATAGTTTCATGGAAAATAAGAAGATTGGATAAAGTAAGATCAACACTCACTATGCTAGTAATAGAATCATAA
- the dph2 gene encoding diphthamide biosynthesis enzyme Dph2: MDYVANEENRIRKIIEKIREINPSKILIQSPIGLKNFAVKVSNELNSIGIPTIISASPCYGGCDVAFNEAKNINANLILHIGHSKFLSKHEVRTLYYEYHYKDFKPLEDTLRKAIPLINGKNIGIAATIQWIEMLKETINFLKKYGINGIIGRKCGLARYDGQIIGCDYSTAKIIEKNIDSYIVIGSIFHALGLKIITEKDVIAIEPFIGKALNVEDLAKKILTQRYMKIQEFKKAGKIGILICLKPGQKNLKIAEKLKEIIEKNNKEPNLIIINEVENIHLEEMNFDAYINTCCPRISIDDQSMFKKPLLLPSEVLIALNYLEWEKTIHSISYLYPFKSEEK; the protein is encoded by the coding sequence ATGGATTATGTTGCAAATGAAGAAAATAGGATAAGAAAAATAATAGAAAAAATTAGAGAAATCAATCCTTCAAAAATTCTTATACAATCTCCAATAGGATTAAAAAATTTTGCTGTAAAAGTGAGTAATGAATTAAATAGCATAGGAATCCCTACAATTATTTCTGCTAGTCCATGTTATGGAGGATGTGATGTAGCATTCAATGAAGCAAAAAATATTAATGCAAATCTTATTCTTCATATAGGACATTCAAAATTTTTATCAAAACATGAAGTACGTACTTTATACTATGAATATCATTATAAAGATTTTAAACCTTTAGAAGATACTTTAAGAAAAGCTATTCCATTAATAAATGGGAAAAACATAGGAATAGCAGCTACAATTCAATGGATTGAAATGCTTAAAGAAACTATTAATTTTTTAAAAAAATATGGAATAAATGGTATTATTGGAAGGAAATGTGGATTAGCACGATATGATGGTCAAATAATTGGATGCGATTATTCTACTGCAAAAATTATTGAGAAAAACATTGATTCTTATATTGTTATAGGAAGTATCTTCCATGCTTTAGGATTAAAAATTATTACAGAAAAAGATGTAATTGCAATAGAACCATTTATAGGAAAAGCTCTAAATGTAGAAGATTTAGCAAAAAAAATACTTACACAAAGATATATGAAAATTCAAGAATTTAAAAAAGCTGGAAAAATTGGAATATTAATATGTTTAAAGCCTGGACAGAAAAATTTAAAAATAGCTGAAAAATTAAAAGAAATAATTGAAAAAAATAATAAAGAACCGAATTTAATTATAATAAATGAAGTAGAAAATATTCATTTAGAAGAAATGAATTTTGATGCATATATAAATACTTGTTGTCCAAGAATAAGTATAGATGATCAATCTATGTTTAAGAAACCATTATTATTACCTAGTGAAGTACTTATTGCATTAAATTATTTAGAATGGGAAAAAACAATACATTCAATAAGCTATTTATATCCATTTAAAAGTGAAGAAAAATGA
- a CDS encoding RpoL/Rpb11 RNA polymerase subunit family protein, whose product MEIAIVKERNDYLELIVKDVGVSLIAALSEVTQKNEEVEYAGYRIEHPLKSDIRFIIKTKGKNLTARNILEESIKKMKEILNEISSLSEEIEKKQ is encoded by the coding sequence ATGGAAATAGCTATAGTAAAAGAAAGAAATGATTACTTAGAATTAATAGTTAAAGATGTTGGCGTTTCATTAATAGCAGCTTTAAGTGAAGTAACTCAAAAAAATGAAGAAGTAGAATATGCAGGTTATAGAATAGAGCATCCATTAAAAAGCGATATAAGATTTATAATAAAAACAAAAGGAAAAAATTTAACAGCAAGAAATATATTAGAAGAATCTATTAAAAAAATGAAAGAAATACTTAATGAAATATCTTCATTAAGTGAAGAAATAGAAAAAAAGCAATAG
- a CDS encoding transcription factor S, producing the protein MKFCPKCGKKLSIKKKNNENILFCKKCGYEEEVKEVLVSTKKLSSKEVIVETIKEETTPLPITTDVKCPVCGHNEAYWWTVQTRSADEPTTQFFRCVKCNHTWREYG; encoded by the coding sequence ATGAAGTTTTGCCCAAAATGTGGAAAAAAGCTTTCAATAAAAAAGAAAAATAATGAAAACATATTATTTTGTAAAAAATGTGGTTATGAAGAAGAAGTGAAAGAAGTACTAGTATCAACTAAAAAACTTTCTAGTAAAGAAGTAATAGTAGAAACTATTAAAGAAGAAACTACACCTCTTCCTATAACTACTGATGTTAAATGTCCAGTATGTGGGCATAATGAAGCATATTGGTGGACAGTACAAACAAGGAGTGCAGATGAACCTACAACTCAATTCTTTAGATGTGTAAAATGCAATCATACATGGAGAGAATACGGATAA
- a CDS encoding 50S ribosomal protein L16 translates to MKAKNYRNVERPYTRKEFIHGAPQPRISKYTMGTYKNDYEYLLELISKSDLQIRDVALESARVTMGKILSKKLGENYFLELKAHPHHVLRENKMIFGAHADRLQEGMRRSFGKPIGIAARVRKGESVFDLRVYSSGLEAAKEALKLGSKKLPKDYTIKITKIAPIEATTTEAQNQ, encoded by the coding sequence ATGAAAGCAAAGAATTATAGAAACGTAGAAAGACCATATACTAGAAAAGAATTTATTCATGGTGCTCCTCAACCAAGAATATCTAAGTATACAATGGGAACTTATAAAAATGATTATGAATATTTATTAGAACTTATTTCAAAAAGTGATTTACAAATAAGAGATGTAGCTTTAGAATCTGCTAGAGTTACTATGGGAAAAATTTTAAGTAAAAAACTTGGTGAAAATTATTTTTTAGAACTTAAAGCTCATCCTCATCATGTTCTTAGAGAAAATAAAATGATTTTTGGTGCTCATGCTGATAGATTACAAGAAGGTATGAGGCGCTCATTTGGAAAACCTATAGGAATTGCTGCAAGAGTTAGAAAGGGAGAATCAGTATTTGATTTAAGAGTATATAGTTCAGGTTTAGAAGCTGCAAAAGAAGCTCTTAAATTAGGTAGTAAAAAATTACCTAAAGATTATACAATAAAAATAACTAAGATTGCTCCTATTGAAGCAACAACTACAGAAGCTCAAAATCAATAA
- a CDS encoding exosome complex RNA-binding protein Csl4, translated as MKKLEKRIVVPGEKIGVIEEFIGKNGTYINDYEVISNNLGLLNIDYKSKIVRVKPLNKIETIEKNSYVLCEVKEVQNSLIIADILSVNKRPLKHPMTGIILPIKTKRERKSLLSIGDIVIAKVIDNSYGVISLSIKDKDCGALLCFCEFCASPLKLNKNLYCKKCKIRQDRKIMKKYYNNFKQILEWFRLT; from the coding sequence ATGAAGAAATTAGAAAAAAGAATTGTAGTTCCAGGAGAGAAAATAGGTGTAATCGAAGAATTTATAGGAAAAAATGGAACATATATCAATGATTATGAAGTAATTTCAAACAATTTAGGATTATTAAATATAGATTATAAATCAAAAATAGTAAGAGTGAAACCTTTAAATAAAATAGAAACCATAGAGAAAAATTCTTATGTTTTATGTGAAGTAAAAGAAGTGCAAAATAGTTTAATCATCGCAGATATACTTTCAGTTAATAAAAGGCCCTTAAAACATCCTATGACAGGAATAATTTTACCAATTAAAACGAAAAGAGAGAGAAAATCATTATTAAGTATTGGAGATATAGTAATTGCAAAAGTTATAGATAATTCTTATGGAGTTATATCTCTTTCAATAAAAGATAAAGATTGTGGAGCTTTATTATGTTTTTGCGAATTTTGTGCTTCTCCACTTAAACTTAATAAGAATCTATATTGCAAAAAATGTAAAATAAGGCAGGATAGGAAAATAATGAAAAAATATTATAATAACTTTAAACAAATCTTAGAATGGTTTAGGTTGACGTAA
- a CDS encoding NifB/NifX family molybdenum-iron cluster-binding protein: MKIAIATINNKGLEDNVSYEFGHSKNFTIIEIEGDNIKNIEIIQNPAKNLNHGRGPIVAKYLANMKVNMIISGEIGPGASIILDQLKIEKVIVKPGQKVIDVLKEKNLIK, from the coding sequence ATGAAAATTGCTATTGCAACTATTAATAATAAAGGACTTGAAGATAATGTTTCATATGAATTTGGACATTCTAAAAATTTTACAATTATAGAAATTGAAGGCGATAATATTAAGAATATTGAAATAATACAAAATCCTGCTAAAAATCTAAATCATGGTAGAGGGCCAATAGTAGCTAAATATTTAGCAAATATGAAAGTAAACATGATAATTTCAGGAGAAATAGGTCCAGGTGCTTCAATAATACTTGATCAACTTAAAATAGAAAAAGTAATAGTTAAACCTGGTCAAAAAGTTATAGATGTATTAAAAGAGAAAAATTTAATAAAGTAA
- a CDS encoding PEP/pyruvate-binding domain-containing protein, producing MSKKEVYIIKPEEITLEYDEKLIGRRIFELKKLMDAGFNIPQGFVITSNAFKSFLEQSNDAKSRIENVLQNFPNIEEKELESRIEKIFNEIHYPSQIEKEIIESYKELSEKLRIVDAPVSIKIIFPSYEEDFFEKEEIIEIERKFQNIRGERDLLSCIKKIWSLALIKLFLKMEEEKDLEKISIALFIQKSIHAKSSGIITPFNPEDLDRSKILIESIWGLIDPLIFKEFKSDTFIIDKYKKEIVNKKISKKTIEYIFDPLGGGLIHKIFIPSIRQDAPSLSNEEILFIIDLALKAEEIFPSERLILWSLDKDLPIMYGLTIIDVWKPKLIVEAKPPEIIPEVIIEKEEEKKVIEEKIEEEVIEKEIEVIEEKKIELPTPKIEIIEKPFLATATKVFVILDAKNYSEFLLESFFDGFLIKGLSEDLEELLNIEEKESYVTKLIEKYRTIIEKNLFKQNIILIRLSSNENKEVNILDLQLNIIYKIIEENRLKNINLLFLDKEVNKLNIDKINSIKDNFLNKGINTKLFLEIDSSASIFSINEIKKFFNGFLINGDSLIKETFEGLSCTESLNNSFMNIINQIFSNINLNENQTFYLSERDRFDLEFIKYLLNKGINALIVKPEMLRCIKEYIYSIELELLLRKK from the coding sequence ATGTCTAAAAAAGAAGTATATATAATAAAACCTGAAGAAATAACTTTAGAATATGATGAAAAATTAATTGGTAGAAGAATATTTGAATTAAAAAAATTAATGGATGCAGGCTTTAATATTCCTCAAGGATTTGTTATTACATCTAATGCATTTAAATCTTTTTTAGAACAAAGTAATGATGCTAAATCTAGAATAGAAAATGTTTTACAAAATTTTCCAAATATTGAAGAAAAAGAATTAGAATCTAGAATAGAAAAAATTTTTAATGAAATACATTATCCTTCTCAAATTGAAAAAGAAATAATAGAATCTTATAAAGAATTATCTGAAAAATTAAGAATAGTAGATGCTCCTGTATCTATAAAAATAATTTTTCCATCCTATGAAGAAGATTTTTTTGAAAAAGAAGAAATAATTGAGATTGAAAGAAAATTTCAAAATATACGTGGAGAAAGAGATTTACTTTCATGTATAAAAAAAATTTGGAGTTTAGCTTTAATTAAACTCTTTTTAAAAATGGAAGAAGAAAAAGATTTAGAAAAAATTTCTATTGCATTATTTATTCAAAAATCCATACATGCAAAATCGAGTGGAATAATTACTCCATTCAATCCAGAAGATTTAGATAGATCAAAAATTTTAATTGAAAGCATATGGGGATTAATTGATCCTTTAATTTTTAAAGAATTTAAATCAGATACTTTCATTATTGATAAATATAAAAAAGAAATAGTTAATAAAAAAATTTCTAAAAAAACTATTGAATATATTTTTGACCCACTTGGAGGAGGATTAATTCATAAAATTTTTATTCCATCAATCCGTCAAGACGCTCCAAGTCTTTCGAATGAAGAAATACTTTTCATAATTGATTTAGCTTTAAAAGCAGAAGAAATATTTCCATCAGAGAGATTGATATTGTGGAGCTTAGATAAAGATTTGCCTATAATGTATGGCTTAACCATTATTGATGTTTGGAAGCCTAAACTTATTGTTGAAGCTAAACCTCCAGAAATAATCCCAGAGGTAATTATAGAAAAAGAAGAAGAAAAGAAAGTTATTGAAGAAAAAATTGAGGAAGAAGTGATTGAAAAAGAAATAGAAGTTATTGAAGAAAAGAAAATAGAATTACCAACGCCAAAAATTGAAATTATTGAAAAACCATTTTTAGCTACAGCTACAAAAGTTTTTGTGATATTAGATGCTAAGAATTATTCAGAATTTTTATTAGAATCATTTTTTGATGGATTTTTAATAAAAGGATTATCAGAAGATTTGGAAGAATTATTGAATATTGAAGAAAAAGAAAGTTATGTAACAAAATTAATAGAAAAATATAGAACTATTATAGAAAAAAATCTTTTTAAGCAAAATATTATTTTAATTCGTTTATCTTCAAATGAAAATAAAGAAGTAAACATTCTTGATCTTCAATTAAATATCATTTATAAAATTATTGAAGAAAATAGATTGAAAAATATTAATTTACTTTTCTTAGATAAAGAAGTAAATAAATTAAATATTGATAAAATAAATTCTATAAAAGATAATTTCCTAAATAAAGGAATAAATACTAAATTGTTTTTAGAAATAGATTCATCAGCATCAATTTTTTCAATTAATGAAATAAAAAAATTCTTTAATGGATTTTTGATAAATGGAGATTCGCTTATTAAAGAAACATTCGAAGGTCTTTCATGCACAGAAAGTCTAAATAATTCATTCATGAATATAATAAATCAAATATTTTCAAATATTAATTTAAATGAAAATCAAACATTTTACTTAAGTGAAAGAGATAGATTTGATTTAGAGTTTATTAAATATCTTTTAAATAAAGGAATTAATGCATTAATCGTAAAACCTGAAATGTTAAGGTGTATTAAAGAGTACATCTACTCTATTGAACTAGAACTACTACTTAGAAAAAAATAA
- a CDS encoding tRNA(Ile)(2)-agmatinylcytidine synthase, which produces MILHIGLDDTDSKNGMCTTYIGAIIFYELLKIGAIPIDFPRLIRLNPNWIWKTRGNAAIALSFKIEDWIFDKIKRKTIEIVEKMSEKENEDTHPGIVFYKGEKIPDELKNFSKKVIKYIVTLEEAEEIAKKIGAEIYKIKLGRGIIGALAAVGEELKEDYTYELIAYRKPENWGTKRRIDKESVIEMDKKTYPYTFDNIDYSTNDIRITPHTPCPILYGIRSNIIEAAFEAKNILKMNEEIERILLFKTNQATDAHINKVEINDVKPFLSVSLKGKIISNPFIIQGGHVFFWIGNENNKIRCAAYEPTKKFRDVILSLRKGDIIEVYGGIKPRENEPLTINLEKIKLIEISKEEKINPLCPKCNKRMKSAGKNKGFACKKCGFKSIDMKPLIVPIKRYIKTGFYEVPPRARRHLSKPISRMLFKEEIDLNEIGELIKI; this is translated from the coding sequence ATGATACTTCATATAGGCTTAGATGATACTGATTCAAAAAATGGAATGTGTACAACTTACATAGGAGCAATAATATTTTATGAATTATTAAAAATAGGAGCTATTCCAATAGATTTTCCTAGATTAATAAGACTTAATCCAAATTGGATTTGGAAAACTAGAGGAAATGCAGCTATAGCATTAAGTTTTAAAATTGAAGATTGGATTTTTGATAAAATAAAAAGAAAAACTATAGAAATAGTAGAAAAAATGTCTGAAAAAGAAAATGAAGATACACATCCAGGCATAGTTTTTTATAAAGGAGAAAAAATACCTGATGAATTAAAAAATTTTTCAAAAAAAGTTATTAAATATATTGTAACATTGGAAGAAGCTGAAGAAATTGCTAAAAAAATAGGAGCAGAAATTTATAAAATTAAACTTGGTAGAGGAATAATTGGAGCATTAGCAGCAGTGGGAGAAGAACTTAAAGAAGATTATACTTATGAATTGATTGCTTATAGAAAACCTGAAAATTGGGGTACAAAAAGAAGAATAGATAAAGAATCTGTTATAGAAATGGATAAAAAAACTTATCCATATACTTTTGATAATATAGATTATTCTACAAATGATATAAGAATTACTCCGCATACTCCATGTCCAATATTGTATGGAATAAGGTCTAATATTATAGAAGCAGCTTTTGAAGCAAAAAATATATTAAAAATGAATGAAGAAATAGAAAGAATTTTATTATTTAAAACAAATCAAGCAACAGATGCTCATATAAATAAAGTAGAAATTAATGATGTTAAGCCATTTTTATCAGTATCCCTAAAAGGAAAAATTATATCCAATCCATTTATTATTCAAGGTGGACATGTATTTTTCTGGATTGGAAATGAAAATAATAAAATTAGATGTGCAGCATATGAGCCTACAAAAAAATTTAGAGATGTAATATTATCACTTAGAAAAGGAGATATTATTGAAGTATATGGAGGAATAAAACCTAGAGAAAATGAACCATTAACAATTAATTTAGAAAAAATTAAATTAATAGAGATTTCTAAAGAAGAAAAAATCAATCCATTATGTCCAAAATGTAATAAAAGAATGAAATCAGCTGGAAAAAATAAAGGGTTTGCATGTAAAAAATGTGGTTTTAAAAGTATTGATATGAAACCATTAATTGTGCCTATTAAAAGATATATAAAAACAGGATTTTATGAAGTACCACCAAGAGCAAGAAGGCATTTGTCTAAACCAATTTCTAGAATGCTCTTTAAAGAAGAAATAGATTTAAATGAAATAGGAGAATTGATAAAAATTTAA
- a CDS encoding DUF5320 domain-containing protein has translation MRGWYWPRGWWCPRHPWPPAWARYYYLPYPYSIDPREELKALEDLRKNLEMQISEINKRIEEIKRAIQEKK, from the coding sequence ATGAGAGGGTGGTATTGGCCTAGAGGATGGTGGTGTCCAAGACATCCATGGCCTCCTGCATGGGCAAGATATTATTATTTGCCATATCCATATTCAATAGACCCAAGAGAAGAATTAAAAGCTTTAGAAGATTTAAGGAAAAATTTAGAAATGCAAATATCTGAAATAAACAAGCGTATTGAAGAAATAAAAAGAGCAATTCAAGAAAAGAAATAA
- a CDS encoding DUF134 domain-containing protein, with the protein MFHRRWCKRYRHGKVGRAPKPIIIASIPSIEKIKPIPEKNLEAIYIELAEIEALRLIDLEKLSFEEAGLKMRISRNTVWRLVENAREKLIKAIIEGREIIIKKGE; encoded by the coding sequence ATGTTTCATAGGCGTTGGTGTAAAAGATATAGACATGGAAAAGTTGGAAGAGCGCCAAAACCTATTATAATAGCTTCTATTCCTAGTATTGAAAAGATTAAACCAATTCCAGAAAAGAATTTAGAAGCTATTTATATAGAATTAGCTGAAATTGAAGCTTTAAGGCTTATAGATTTGGAAAAATTATCTTTTGAAGAAGCTGGCTTAAAAATGAGGATTTCAAGAAATACTGTTTGGAGACTTGTTGAAAATGCAAGAGAGAAATTGATAAAAGCAATAATTGAAGGTAGAGAGATTATAATAAAAAAAGGAGAATAA